Proteins co-encoded in one Burkholderia gladioli genomic window:
- a CDS encoding Mu transposase C-terminal domain-containing protein — protein sequence MATDTPRIPEQGVATLPDEAWERARRRAEIIGPLAQSETVGHEAADTAAQALGLSRRQVYVLIRRARQGSGLVTDLVPGQSGGGKGKGRLPEPVERIIRELLQRRFLTKQKRSLAAFHREVTQVCKAQKLRVPARNTVALRIASLDPRKVIRRREGQDAARDLQGVGGEPPAVTAPLEQVQIDHTVIDLIVVDERDRQPIGRPYLTLAIDVFTRCVLGMVVTLEAPSAVSVGLCLVHVACDKRPWLEGLKVEMDWPMSGKPLLLYLDNAAEFKSEALRRGCEQHGIRLDYRPLGQPHYGGIVERIIGTAMQMIHDDLPGTTFSNPDQRGDYDSENKAALTLRELERWLTLAVGTYHGSVHNGLLQPPAARWAEAVARVGVPAVVTRATAFLVDFLPILRRTLTRTGFVIDHIHYYADALKPWIARRDRLPAFLIRRDPRDISRIWVLEPEGQHYLEIPYRTLSHPAVTLWEQRQALAKLRQQGREQVDESALFRMIGQMREIVTAAQKATRKARRDTDRRQHLKASVPPNKPTPPETDVSDPQADKQPPAKPFDQIEEW from the coding sequence ATGGCGACCGACACCCCACGGATTCCCGAGCAAGGCGTGGCCACTCTGCCTGATGAGGCTTGGGAGCGTGCGCGCCGTCGTGCGGAGATCATCGGCCCGTTGGCGCAGTCGGAGACGGTCGGGCACGAAGCGGCCGATACGGCGGCTCAGGCGCTGGGCTTATCTCGGCGGCAGGTGTACGTTCTGATCCGGCGTGCCCGGCAAGGCAGCGGCCTCGTGACGGATCTGGTGCCCGGCCAGTCCGGTGGCGGGAAAGGCAAGGGGCGCTTGCCGGAACCGGTCGAGCGCATCATCCGCGAGCTACTGCAAAGGCGGTTCCTGACCAAGCAGAAGCGCAGCCTGGCGGCCTTTCACCGCGAAGTCACTCAGGTGTGCAAGGCTCAAAAACTGCGAGTGCCGGCGCGCAATACCGTGGCCTTACGGATCGCTAGCCTTGACCCGCGCAAGGTCATTCGCCGGCGGGAAGGCCAGGATGCCGCTCGTGACCTACAAGGTGTTGGCGGCGAGCCTCCTGCCGTGACCGCGCCGCTGGAGCAGGTACAGATCGACCATACGGTCATCGACCTGATCGTGGTCGATGAGCGCGATCGGCAACCGATTGGCCGCCCGTACCTGACCCTCGCCATCGACGTGTTCACCCGCTGCGTGCTCGGCATGGTCGTCACGCTGGAAGCACCGTCTGCCGTTTCGGTTGGCCTGTGCCTCGTGCATGTCGCCTGCGACAAGCGTCCTTGGCTGGAAGGGCTGAAGGTGGAAATGGATTGGCCGATGAGCGGCAAGCCCTTGCTGCTCTACCTGGACAACGCGGCCGAGTTCAAGAGCGAGGCCCTGCGCCGGGGTTGCGAGCAGCATGGCATCCGGCTGGACTATCGTCCGCTGGGACAGCCGCACTATGGCGGCATCGTGGAACGGATCATCGGCACGGCGATGCAGATGATCCACGACGATCTACCGGGAACAACCTTCTCCAACCCGGACCAGCGCGGCGACTACGATTCCGAAAACAAGGCTGCCCTGACGCTGCGCGAGCTGGAGCGCTGGCTCACATTGGCGGTAGGCACCTACCACGGTTCGGTGCACAACGGCCTGCTTCAACCACCGGCGGCGCGGTGGGCCGAGGCCGTGGCGCGTGTCGGCGTGCCGGCCGTCGTCACCCGCGCCACGGCGTTCCTGGTTGATTTCCTGCCCATCCTCCGTCGTACGCTGACCCGCACCGGCTTCGTCATCGACCACATCCACTACTACGCCGATGCGCTCAAGCCGTGGATAGCTCGGCGCGACCGCCTGCCTGCGTTCCTGATCCGGCGCGACCCGCGCGACATCAGCCGTATCTGGGTGTTGGAACCGGAAGGGCAGCACTACCTGGAAATCCCCTACCGCACCTTGTCGCACCCGGCGGTCACGCTGTGGGAACAACGACAAGCTCTGGCGAAATTGCGTCAGCAAGGGCGCGAGCAAGTGGATGAATCGGCGCTGTTCCGCATGATCGGCCAGATGCGCGAGATCGTGACTGCCGCGCAGAAGGCCACGCGCAAGGCGCGGCGCGACACGGATCGACGCCAGCATCTCAAGGCGTCGGTTCCGCCGAACAAGCCGACGCCGCCGGAAACTGATGTTTCCGACCCGCAGGCAGACAAGCAGCCTCCGGCAAAACCTTTCGACCAGATTGAGGAGTGGTAG
- a CDS encoding TniB family NTP-binding protein has product MDEYPIIDLSHLLQAAQGLARLPADERIQRLRADRWIGYPRAVEALNRLETLYAWPNKQRMPNLLLVGPTNNGKSMIVEKFRRTHPASADADQEHIPVLVVQMPSEPSVIRFYVALLAAMGAPLRPRPRLPEMEQLALALLRKVGVRMLVIDELHNVLAGNSVNRREFLNLLRFLGNELRIPLVGVGTRDAYLAIRSDDQLENRFEPMMLPVWEANDDCCSLLASFTASLPLRRPSSIATLDMARYLLTRCEGTIGELAHLLMAAAVAAVESGEEAINHRTLSMADYTGPSERRRQFERELM; this is encoded by the coding sequence GTGGACGAATATCCCATCATCGACCTGTCGCACCTCTTACAGGCGGCGCAGGGATTGGCCCGGCTGCCGGCGGACGAGCGCATCCAACGCCTTCGCGCCGACCGCTGGATCGGCTATCCCCGTGCGGTCGAGGCTCTGAACCGGCTGGAAACCTTGTATGCGTGGCCGAACAAACAACGCATGCCCAACCTGCTGCTGGTTGGCCCGACCAACAACGGCAAGTCGATGATCGTCGAGAAATTCCGGCGCACGCATCCGGCCAGTGCCGACGCCGACCAGGAGCACATCCCGGTGCTGGTCGTGCAGATGCCATCCGAGCCGTCGGTGATCCGCTTCTACGTCGCGCTGCTCGCTGCGATGGGCGCGCCCTTGCGCCCACGCCCACGGTTGCCGGAAATGGAGCAATTGGCATTGGCCTTGTTACGTAAGGTCGGTGTGCGTATGTTGGTGATCGACGAACTACACAACGTCTTGGCCGGTAACAGCGTCAACCGCCGGGAATTCCTCAATCTACTGCGCTTCCTCGGCAACGAGCTACGCATCCCCCTGGTCGGAGTCGGCACGCGCGACGCCTACCTGGCCATCCGCTCGGATGACCAATTGGAAAATCGGTTCGAGCCGATGATGCTGCCGGTGTGGGAGGCCAACGATGATTGCTGCTCGCTGCTGGCCAGCTTCACGGCTTCGCTCCCGCTGCGCCGCCCCTCGTCGATTGCCACGCTAGACATGGCTCGCTACCTGCTCACACGCTGCGAGGGCACCATCGGCGAACTGGCGCACCTGTTGATGGCGGCGGCTGTCGCTGCCGTGGAAAGCGGTGAGGAAGCAATCAACCACCGCACGCTCAGCATGGCCGACTACACCGGCCCAAGCGAGCGGCGACGACAGTTCGAGCGGGAACTGATGTGA